From Hippea alviniae EP5-r, the proteins below share one genomic window:
- the flgB gene encoding flagellar basal body rod protein FlgB, with translation MAFLGDSTFTYLKKALDIAVLRQDVIASNIANADTPNYKAKHIPFKDVLDIADSELKLKKTDPKHIDDSSGGMDYLIKPDKNDYITKNDKNNVKLDKELTDLAKNTLLVNALTAFEKYKFNEYRDVISASKNI, from the coding sequence ATGGCATTCTTGGGTGATTCAACTTTTACTTACTTAAAAAAAGCGCTTGATATTGCCGTTTTAAGGCAGGATGTGATAGCAAGCAACATAGCAAATGCCGATACACCTAACTATAAGGCAAAACATATTCCGTTTAAAGATGTGCTTGATATTGCAGATAGTGAGTTAAAATTGAAAAAAACTGACCCAAAACATATAGATGACTCAAGTGGCGGTATGGATTATCTCATAAAACCAGATAAAAACGATTATATAACAAAAAACGACAAAAATAATGTAAAGCTCGATAAAGAGTTGACTGACCTTGCAAAAAATACCCTGCTTGTAAATGCCTTGACGGCTTTTGAGAAGTATAAGTTTAATGAGTATAGGGATGTTATCTCAGCTTCTAAGAATATTTAA
- the fliG gene encoding flagellar motor switch protein FliG — translation MPAQKSAADIKTSEDLTPHQKAAILTIVLGDDLSAKVLAHLPKQDIEAISKEIAFMKTIDPKIIREVVDEFYKMLKAKEFMSVGGLEYAKEILVKTLGPEEAQRIIDKLIKMMESSYGFDYLENIDPKQLVKFIQSEHPQTIAIILAHLDQSTAAEVLSLLPKELQADVTLRMASLENISPTVIKHVSEILEHKLESVSGSNIELGGVRKVSEIINRMGRVESKALIDAIAEHNPDLASQIRDMMFVFEDIIKLSDTDIQELLKHVDKKDLIMALKGASDELKDKFFKNMSSRAAETLKEELEFLGAVKVKDVERAQKVIVDIVRKLDEEGVISIGGGGEEVVV, via the coding sequence ATGCCAGCGCAAAAGAGTGCAGCTGATATAAAAACCAGCGAAGATTTGACGCCACATCAGAAAGCAGCAATTCTTACGATTGTTCTTGGCGACGATTTGTCTGCAAAGGTTTTGGCACACTTACCTAAGCAAGACATAGAAGCCATCTCGAAAGAGATAGCCTTTATGAAGACAATTGACCCAAAGATAATCCGCGAGGTCGTTGATGAGTTTTACAAGATGCTCAAGGCTAAAGAGTTTATGAGTGTTGGTGGCCTTGAGTATGCGAAGGAGATTTTGGTTAAGACATTAGGCCCAGAAGAAGCCCAGAGAATTATAGACAAGCTTATAAAGATGATGGAATCGAGCTATGGTTTTGATTATCTTGAGAATATAGACCCAAAGCAGTTGGTTAAATTTATACAGAGCGAACATCCGCAGACGATTGCTATTATTCTTGCCCATCTTGACCAGTCAACGGCAGCTGAAGTTTTGAGCCTTTTACCTAAGGAGCTTCAGGCCGATGTTACGCTTAGAATGGCATCACTTGAGAATATATCGCCGACGGTTATAAAACATGTCTCTGAGATTTTGGAGCATAAGCTTGAAAGTGTCAGTGGCTCTAATATTGAACTTGGTGGTGTTAGGAAGGTTTCAGAGATTATTAACAGAATGGGTAGGGTTGAGTCTAAAGCCTTAATTGATGCTATAGCTGAGCATAATCCAGACCTTGCAAGTCAGATAAGGGATATGATGTTTGTTTTCGAAGATATTATCAAGCTCAGCGATACGGATATTCAAGAACTTCTCAAACATGTTGATAAGAAAGACCTTATTATGGCATTGAAGGGCGCATCTGACGAGCTTAAAGATAAGTTCTTTAAAAATATGTCTTCGCGTGCTGCTGAAACTCTCAAAGAAGAGCTTGAATTCTTGGGTGCTGTTAAGGTTAAGGATGTTGAGCGTGCACAGAAGGTTATTGTTGATATAGTAAGGAAGCTTGACGAAGAAGGTGTTATCTCCATAGGCGGCGGTGGCGAGGAGGTCGTCGTTTAA
- a CDS encoding HD domain-containing phosphohydrolase, with protein sequence MDLLIKAFDLSNKITNREYLSDNWKSILDGVAELFGVDGAFIGLWEDDVIRFKHSSFFMRDNFPKEKFPELYEVPLKKRRHFHEKLKKDGFIKIYNYQKYKYSLKPWIKVGLKSLLAVAIQTKSTIYGSLHLISLTKHKKFSSEKVEVLKKIADSIASELEKQRYIEEIEKEKEKNKRQLEFLSLLDHQLKYKLSANFIAEALKKIKVMVNANTASLLFASEDLYIQVNDSTVFGTINDSKNSPIYNLWKNNATEISEACIPHSKSPFAVFIPIVSFDRAVAIFCFSFDKEPSNEFKRELSNLQIALTHFISIVHTYKNIKIVSSKLSETEEGLIEAFVSATEAKDVYTKGHSEHVAVYSKIIAKKLGLDIHQQEMIYNAGLLHDIGKIGIPDMILLKPTDLTPFEYEIIKYHPIISYEIIKNVPKFRSIATCIRHHHEKMDGSGYPDGLKGDQIELGARILAIADIFDALTTDRPYRKGLSPEEAIKILKEEKIDQNILKKVENELIEGFLKETRINKTYLPEDIEKLRRDIIDFDFMTGLKRRSFLIHKIDKLIKDKKPFTLFMVDIKNTSYLNYKYGREVGDKIIMFVAEELKKIAKKEALSRVGADSFMFIYLSENAEAFQSLMEWELKQGIIKKIESKSCIISKDEAKKIIGCHITFARFPQEGKSAEELMYICSLKKKKNAYKKYAELFGQEAI encoded by the coding sequence ATGGATTTACTCATTAAAGCATTCGACTTATCAAACAAGATAACAAACAGAGAATACCTGAGCGATAACTGGAAGTCTATACTTGATGGTGTAGCTGAGCTATTCGGCGTCGATGGCGCATTTATAGGTCTATGGGAAGATGATGTAATACGATTCAAACATTCGTCTTTTTTTATGAGAGATAACTTCCCAAAAGAGAAATTTCCTGAGTTATATGAAGTTCCGCTAAAAAAAAGGAGACACTTTCACGAAAAATTAAAAAAGGATGGATTTATTAAAATATATAATTATCAAAAATACAAATACTCTTTAAAACCATGGATAAAAGTGGGTTTAAAATCTCTTCTTGCAGTTGCTATTCAAACAAAAAGCACTATATATGGTTCATTGCACCTTATAAGCTTAACAAAACACAAAAAGTTTTCGTCTGAGAAAGTTGAGGTTTTGAAAAAGATAGCAGATTCCATAGCATCGGAACTTGAGAAGCAGAGATACATAGAAGAAATAGAAAAAGAGAAAGAGAAAAATAAAAGACAGTTAGAATTTTTAAGTCTATTAGACCATCAACTAAAATACAAACTCTCTGCAAATTTCATTGCCGAAGCTTTAAAAAAAATAAAAGTAATGGTAAATGCAAATACGGCTTCTCTCCTTTTTGCGTCAGAAGATTTATACATCCAAGTAAACGACAGCACAGTTTTTGGAACAATAAATGATAGCAAAAACTCACCCATATATAACCTATGGAAAAATAATGCCACGGAAATTTCAGAAGCGTGCATACCACATTCAAAGTCGCCGTTTGCTGTATTTATACCAATAGTTTCATTCGACAGAGCCGTTGCTATATTCTGTTTCTCCTTTGACAAAGAACCGTCAAATGAATTTAAAAGAGAACTATCAAATCTTCAAATAGCCCTAACGCATTTTATATCCATAGTGCACACTTACAAAAATATAAAAATCGTCTCAAGTAAGCTTTCAGAAACAGAAGAAGGTTTGATAGAAGCATTCGTCTCTGCAACGGAAGCAAAAGATGTCTATACAAAGGGACACTCAGAACATGTCGCTGTATATTCCAAAATAATAGCAAAAAAGTTAGGACTCGACATTCACCAACAAGAGATGATATACAATGCTGGTCTCTTGCACGACATAGGTAAAATAGGTATACCTGATATGATTCTGCTCAAACCAACAGATTTAACACCATTCGAATACGAAATAATAAAATATCACCCAATAATATCATACGAAATTATAAAAAATGTCCCAAAATTCAGGTCAATAGCAACATGCATCAGACATCACCACGAAAAGATGGATGGGAGTGGTTATCCAGATGGGTTAAAAGGCGACCAGATTGAGCTTGGAGCAAGAATTCTTGCAATAGCCGATATATTTGATGCTTTAACAACAGACAGACCTTATAGGAAAGGTTTATCGCCAGAAGAAGCAATAAAAATACTCAAAGAAGAAAAAATAGACCAAAACATATTGAAAAAAGTGGAAAATGAATTAATAGAAGGCTTTTTAAAAGAGACAAGAATAAACAAAACATATCTACCGGAAGACATAGAGAAACTCAGAAGGGACATAATAGACTTTGATTTCATGACAGGATTAAAAAGACGGTCGTTTCTCATTCATAAAATAGACAAGCTAATAAAAGATAAAAAGCCTTTCACTCTTTTTATGGTTGACATAAAAAACACTTCTTATTTAAACTACAAATACGGTAGGGAAGTTGGTGATAAAATAATTATGTTTGTTGCAGAAGAACTAAAAAAAATTGCAAAAAAAGAAGCGCTTTCAAGAGTTGGCGCCGATTCATTCATGTTCATATACTTAAGCGAAAACGCTGAAGCATTCCAAAGCTTAATGGAGTGGGAATTAAAACAGGGCATAATAAAAAAGATAGAGAGCAAAAGCTGCATAATAAGTAAAGATGAAGCTAAAAAAATAATTGGTTGTCATATAACCTTTGCTCGTTTCCCACAAGAAGGAAAATCAGCAGAAGAGTTAATGTATATATGTTCCTTGAAAAAAAAGAAAAACGCCTATAAAAAGTATGCTGAACTTTTTGGTCAAGAAGCTATTTGA
- the fliF gene encoding flagellar basal-body MS-ring/collar protein FliF, whose translation MDFKLFIEQIKKFYNSMSKQQRIVLFSSLGVLLAGLIFIFAMASRVSYAPLFTNLNAKDAADIVSYLNQHGIKYKLENGGSVIEVPKDMVYSLRLDLVAAGLPKHGVVGFEIFDKQNFGTTPFVENINYIRALEGELTRTIENIAEVKSARVNIAIPKPTIFTERQQPPTASIVLDLYRPLSRDQILAIQRLVAAAVPGLSYKDVTIVDSEGNLLSINSSQEQLLTANELKYKQIVEQQYTQRIKNLLQPILGKDKFVVSVNVDLDLSRVKKKSITYDPNSVVVSEESEESSTTTPVNGGVPGVISNIGNNTTTQSQVSKSSKSKTITNYDVGRTETLTEEPLIKIKSVSAAVVVDGMYEPIKNKKGKITGYKFKPLPQSEIAAIQQAVMSAIGYNKNRGDKVTVTCMKFASTKGGNMGNSILGGGNMVINVASYYKYALVALLLALFYFLFLRRFIKNVMTASLPKVEKEEEMKAEEGKETEEIEEEKVKGKTIKEIEEEIASKLEEEEVVDEEKIRSSMMEEKIREAAQQNPEEVASLIKTLLASKPKG comes from the coding sequence ATGGATTTTAAGTTATTTATTGAACAGATAAAGAAATTCTATAACTCCATGAGCAAACAGCAAAGGATTGTTCTTTTTTCATCGTTGGGGGTTTTGCTTGCAGGTTTGATATTTATCTTTGCAATGGCAAGCAGGGTAAGTTATGCTCCTTTGTTCACCAATCTTAATGCTAAGGATGCAGCGGACATTGTATCTTATCTAAATCAACATGGAATCAAGTACAAACTTGAAAATGGCGGTTCTGTTATAGAAGTTCCAAAAGATATGGTGTATAGCCTAAGGTTGGACCTTGTTGCTGCTGGCCTTCCAAAACACGGCGTTGTTGGCTTTGAAATATTTGATAAACAGAATTTTGGCACGACACCGTTCGTTGAAAATATAAATTACATAAGAGCTTTGGAAGGAGAATTGACTCGAACCATTGAGAATATAGCAGAAGTTAAGTCTGCACGGGTAAATATAGCAATCCCAAAACCTACAATATTTACAGAGAGACAACAACCACCGACAGCGAGTATTGTGCTTGACCTTTATAGACCATTAAGCAGAGACCAGATACTTGCCATTCAAAGACTTGTTGCTGCAGCCGTTCCAGGTTTGTCTTACAAAGATGTTACAATTGTTGATTCGGAAGGTAATCTTCTCTCCATAAATTCGTCTCAAGAGCAGCTACTTACGGCAAATGAGCTTAAGTATAAGCAGATAGTGGAACAGCAATACACTCAAAGGATAAAGAACTTGCTTCAACCTATTTTAGGAAAGGATAAATTTGTTGTAAGTGTGAATGTTGATTTGGATTTAAGTAGAGTAAAGAAAAAGTCAATAACCTATGACCCGAATAGCGTTGTTGTATCAGAAGAGAGCGAAGAGTCTTCTACGACTACACCCGTAAATGGTGGAGTGCCGGGAGTCATATCAAACATTGGCAATAACACTACTACTCAATCTCAGGTATCTAAGAGCAGTAAGTCAAAGACCATTACCAATTACGATGTAGGAAGAACGGAAACTTTGACAGAGGAGCCTCTTATAAAAATAAAGAGCGTTTCGGCTGCTGTTGTTGTTGATGGTATGTATGAACCTATAAAGAATAAAAAAGGCAAAATAACAGGTTATAAATTCAAACCGCTACCCCAAAGTGAGATAGCGGCTATCCAGCAAGCGGTGATGAGTGCAATTGGATATAACAAAAACAGAGGTGATAAAGTAACCGTAACCTGTATGAAGTTTGCATCAACAAAAGGGGGTAATATGGGAAATTCCATACTTGGTGGCGGGAATATGGTTATTAATGTAGCTTCATATTATAAATATGCTTTAGTAGCTTTGCTTCTTGCTCTCTTTTACTTCTTGTTCTTAAGGAGATTTATCAAGAATGTTATGACGGCAAGTTTACCTAAGGTTGAAAAAGAAGAAGAAATGAAAGCCGAAGAAGGAAAAGAAACGGAAGAGATAGAAGAAGAAAAAGTTAAGGGTAAGACTATTAAAGAGATTGAAGAAGAAATAGCATCGAAACTTGAAGAAGAAGAGGTTGTTGACGAAGAGAAGATTAGAAGCAGTATGATGGAAGAGAAGATAAGAGAAGCAGCCCAACAGAACCCAGAAGAGGTAGCAAGTCTAATAAAGACACTTCTTGCATCAAAACCAAAGGGGTGA
- a CDS encoding ABC transporter permease, giving the protein MLNFLVKKLFELIPTFIGITFIIFIIIHLAPGNPINAAGGFNPNVSAESLKNMEKIYHLNEPIYVQYWDWLKSFLSLNLGYSLVDGQSVAEKIAQRLPITLLINVITLILSLIISIPIGVVSAVKKDSLIDKFFTFFVFSGYAMPSFWLALLLMLLLSVHWHILPLSGLHSFNAKAGTFAYYLDEAKHLVIPIFIGVFGSLAGFARYVRSGMIDVLDKDFIKLLFLRKIPTRKILYKHALKNALLPLITIMGLSIPSLIGGSVIIESIFAIPGMGQLFYFSAMARDYPTVMGILAISSILTLLGNLIADLTYALVDPRIRYS; this is encoded by the coding sequence ATGCTGAACTTTTTGGTCAAGAAGCTATTTGAGCTCATTCCAACTTTCATAGGTATAACATTTATTATCTTTATTATAATTCATCTTGCACCGGGTAATCCAATAAATGCAGCGGGTGGTTTTAATCCAAATGTATCGGCAGAATCCTTAAAAAATATGGAAAAGATTTATCACCTAAATGAGCCGATTTATGTCCAATATTGGGATTGGCTTAAATCCTTCTTAAGCTTAAACTTAGGATACAGCCTTGTTGATGGTCAAAGCGTTGCAGAAAAAATTGCACAAAGATTACCCATAACCTTATTAATCAATGTCATAACACTTATACTATCATTAATCATATCTATACCAATAGGCGTCGTATCAGCCGTAAAAAAAGACTCTCTCATAGATAAATTTTTTACTTTTTTTGTTTTTAGTGGGTATGCTATGCCGTCGTTCTGGCTTGCTTTACTTTTAATGCTGCTTTTAAGCGTTCATTGGCACATTCTACCTTTGAGCGGTTTACACTCGTTCAATGCAAAAGCAGGCACATTTGCCTATTACTTAGACGAAGCAAAACACCTTGTTATCCCTATTTTCATAGGAGTGTTTGGCTCATTGGCTGGCTTTGCAAGGTATGTAAGAAGTGGCATGATAGATGTGTTGGATAAAGATTTCATAAAACTTCTATTTTTAAGAAAGATACCAACAAGAAAAATACTATACAAACACGCACTAAAAAACGCCCTTTTACCACTTATAACAATAATGGGATTATCAATACCATCTCTCATTGGTGGAAGTGTAATAATAGAGTCAATATTCGCTATTCCAGGTATGGGTCAGCTTTTTTACTTCTCAGCAATGGCACGAGACTACCCAACCGTAATGGGCATCTTAGCCATAAGCAGCATACTTACTCTCCTTGGCAACCTAATAGCAGACTTAACCTATGCCTTGGTTGACCCAAGGATAAGGTACTCTTGA
- a CDS encoding thiolase family protein: MNYKHLRKLKDKYAIVGVGYTPQGKIPGRTAVSFYVEAGINAIKDAGLKKEDIDCLICYRQFNPPKNEPEPTPYLIAQLLGIEPTVLSQESYCPRNQFIQAISLLEAGFCQNVLIIYADNALSTKRMFIEEATHPIPKEETHMFGEFGFVGDYALAARKAMCEFETGPETWKEIAINQRKWANLNPIATMHEKKLTEKDYLTADYLIEPFRKYDAALISDGGRACIVTSTERAKDLPHTVVTIMGIGEANPSIDIHQSTYMAGPTGAKKASQMAFEMADITINEVDACEIYDCFTYTVEITMQEYGFFKPGEGKDFFKNGYTAPGGKLPVNTSGGLLSEAYFMGLTPITEGVMQLMGRCGERQLGKVESTKKPEIILCSDNGGVLQTHATIILRRL; encoded by the coding sequence ATGAACTACAAACATCTAAGAAAATTAAAAGACAAATACGCAATAGTCGGAGTCGGATACACACCTCAAGGAAAAATTCCAGGTAGAACAGCGGTAAGTTTTTATGTAGAAGCCGGAATCAATGCGATAAAAGACGCCGGTCTTAAAAAAGAGGATATAGATTGCTTAATATGCTACAGACAATTCAACCCACCAAAAAACGAACCAGAGCCGACACCGTATCTTATAGCCCAACTGCTTGGAATCGAACCCACGGTATTGAGTCAGGAATCTTACTGCCCGAGAAATCAATTTATTCAGGCTATATCCCTTCTGGAAGCGGGTTTCTGCCAGAACGTGTTGATAATTTATGCAGATAATGCCCTCTCGACAAAAAGAATGTTTATCGAGGAGGCCACACATCCAATACCAAAAGAAGAAACGCACATGTTTGGAGAATTCGGCTTTGTAGGCGATTACGCTCTCGCAGCAAGAAAGGCTATGTGTGAATTCGAAACAGGACCAGAAACATGGAAAGAGATAGCCATAAACCAGCGAAAATGGGCAAATCTAAACCCTATAGCTACAATGCATGAGAAAAAACTCACAGAAAAAGACTACCTGACAGCAGATTACCTTATAGAACCCTTCAGAAAATACGATGCAGCCTTAATAAGCGACGGAGGAAGAGCCTGCATAGTCACATCAACAGAAAGAGCAAAGGACCTGCCACATACAGTTGTTACGATAATGGGAATAGGTGAAGCAAACCCGAGCATAGACATACACCAATCCACATACATGGCAGGACCGACAGGGGCAAAAAAAGCATCTCAAATGGCATTCGAAATGGCTGACATAACAATAAACGAAGTAGACGCATGCGAAATATACGACTGTTTCACATACACAGTAGAAATAACCATGCAAGAGTATGGATTCTTCAAACCCGGAGAAGGAAAAGACTTTTTCAAAAACGGCTACACAGCACCCGGAGGAAAACTACCCGTAAACACATCAGGGGGATTACTCTCCGAGGCATATTTCATGGGACTAACACCCATAACAGAAGGTGTAATGCAACTGATGGGAAGATGCGGCGAAAGACAGCTTGGTAAAGTAGAAAGCACAAAAAAGCCGGAAATCATATTATGCAGTGACAACGGCGGTGTTTTGCAAACCCACGCAACCATAATCCTCAGGAGGCTTTAG
- the flgC gene encoding flagellar basal body rod protein FlgC has translation MSVFDSLNIASSGMSAQRLRMNIISANIANADSVKTKEGGPYKRRDVVFEAVNYDKFGDVLKEVKVADIVRDDTPPKLVYDPSNPLANKDGYVAYPNINPVVEMVNLIDAMRTYQANASVIDSAKQMVQSALSVLRA, from the coding sequence ATGAGCGTGTTTGATAGTTTGAATATAGCATCTTCTGGCATGAGTGCACAAAGACTCAGAATGAACATTATATCTGCAAATATAGCAAACGCCGATAGTGTAAAAACAAAAGAAGGTGGACCTTACAAAAGAAGAGATGTTGTGTTCGAAGCTGTTAATTATGATAAGTTTGGAGATGTTCTAAAGGAAGTTAAAGTTGCAGACATAGTTAGAGATGATACGCCACCAAAACTCGTTTATGACCCATCAAACCCTTTGGCAAACAAAGACGGGTATGTGGCATATCCCAACATAAACCCTGTTGTTGAGATGGTAAATTTAATTGATGCAATGAGAACTTATCAGGCGAATGCATCTGTTATAGATTCGGCAAAACAGATGGTTCAGTCGGCTCTAAGTGTTTTAAGGGCTTGA
- the fliE gene encoding flagellar hook-basal body complex protein FliE encodes MDIKDITLKPIDSSEIKKSETKKAEGDSFAEILKKSLDEVNKLQNRADESIKDIAAGKMDNIQDAVMAIEKADISLKLLTEIRNKAIEAYKEVMRMQV; translated from the coding sequence ATGGATATAAAAGATATTACGCTTAAGCCGATAGATAGCTCAGAGATAAAGAAAAGCGAAACCAAAAAGGCAGAAGGTGATTCTTTTGCTGAGATACTAAAGAAATCGCTCGATGAAGTAAATAAGCTTCAGAATAGGGCAGATGAGTCTATCAAAGATATAGCTGCCGGCAAAATGGACAATATTCAAGATGCCGTAATGGCTATAGAGAAAGCAGATATCTCGTTGAAGCTTCTTACAGAAATCCGCAACAAAGCCATTGAAGCCTACAAAGAAGTAATGCGCATGCAGGTATAG
- a CDS encoding sigma-54 interaction domain-containing protein: MDKVSKQCLSFPVELADIITDNLYVGVYVTDSDGYTIYINKVYEEMSQLPREKLLGKNMKELVENNYFSASATLLVLKTRKPAVTTFTTRTNRTLLSHGKPVFDKKGNMTFVVNTVYDISEFDKYIAYFETDHNFKERSSPGIIAHSPKMMEIVELAIRISKIDSTVLITGESGVGKEILARLIHSLSKRKNRPFIKVNCAAIPNNLIESELFGYKGGAFTGSNPKGKKGIFEEANNSTIFLDEIGEIPLDVQTKLLQVLQDKEFTKLGSVKPTKVNVRIIAATNKNLEEMIKKNLFREDLYYRLNVIPIHIPPLRERKEDIEPLTKYITDRLNKKYGLNKRISKDLIKLFQNLQWKGNVRELENYIERLMILTKSNTITRNDYYSLLKTKQLNIQLDYKKDKCQKDLKIMLHECEEKILKETALNCKNIQEFAKKLNISKSTAARKAKKFKIKFQK; the protein is encoded by the coding sequence ATGGATAAAGTATCTAAACAATGTTTAAGTTTTCCTGTAGAATTAGCAGACATAATAACTGACAACTTATATGTAGGGGTATACGTAACAGATAGCGATGGATACACAATTTATATCAATAAAGTTTACGAAGAAATGTCACAATTACCGAGAGAAAAGCTCTTAGGAAAAAATATGAAAGAGTTAGTAGAAAACAATTACTTCAGCGCATCCGCAACTTTGCTGGTTTTAAAGACAAGAAAACCAGCAGTAACAACATTCACAACAAGAACTAATAGAACACTCCTGTCTCATGGGAAACCTGTCTTTGATAAAAAAGGAAATATGACTTTTGTAGTAAATACAGTATACGATATATCTGAATTCGACAAATATATAGCCTACTTCGAAACCGACCACAACTTCAAGGAAAGGAGTTCTCCAGGTATAATAGCACATAGCCCAAAGATGATGGAAATAGTAGAATTGGCAATTAGAATATCAAAAATAGACTCTACCGTTTTAATAACAGGAGAATCTGGAGTCGGAAAAGAGATTTTAGCACGATTAATTCATAGTTTAAGTAAAAGAAAAAATAGACCTTTCATTAAGGTAAATTGTGCCGCTATACCTAATAATCTCATAGAATCCGAACTGTTCGGATACAAAGGCGGAGCCTTTACAGGTTCAAATCCAAAAGGTAAAAAAGGCATTTTTGAGGAAGCCAACAATAGCACAATATTTCTGGATGAGATAGGAGAAATACCTTTGGATGTACAAACAAAACTTTTACAAGTTCTACAAGATAAAGAATTTACAAAGTTAGGGTCAGTAAAACCAACAAAGGTAAATGTAAGAATAATAGCAGCTACCAACAAAAATTTAGAAGAAATGATTAAAAAGAATCTCTTTAGAGAAGATTTATACTACAGACTAAATGTAATACCAATACACATACCACCTTTAAGAGAAAGAAAAGAGGATATAGAACCCTTAACAAAATACATAACCGACAGATTAAATAAAAAATACGGATTAAATAAACGGATATCGAAAGACTTAATAAAACTGTTTCAAAATCTCCAATGGAAAGGAAATGTAAGAGAATTAGAAAACTATATAGAACGCCTAATGATTTTGACCAAGAGCAACACTATAACGAGAAATGATTACTACTCTCTTCTTAAAACAAAACAACTAAACATACAATTAGACTATAAAAAGGACAAGTGTCAAAAAGATTTAAAAATAATGCTCCATGAGTGCGAAGAAAAAATTCTAAAAGAGACAGCATTAAATTGCAAAAATATTCAAGAATTTGCGAAAAAACTCAATATTTCAAAATCAACAGCTGCAAGAAAAGCAAAAAAGTTCAAAATAAAGTTTCAAAAGTGA
- a CDS encoding Zn-ribbon domain-containing OB-fold protein, which translates to MSFYPMPNSDTKFFWEGTKNKELRFKKCKTCGTVLWPPSIACPKCHSTEFETIVSKGKGRIYSFAVYRVAFDEYFKDKIPYVVGIVELDEGIHFLSNIVNCEPSLIECGMQVQVIWEPSGDFNIPKFEPISGG; encoded by the coding sequence ATGAGTTTCTATCCAATGCCGAACAGCGATACGAAATTCTTCTGGGAAGGCACGAAAAACAAAGAGTTAAGATTCAAAAAATGTAAAACCTGCGGCACTGTTTTATGGCCACCATCGATAGCATGCCCTAAATGCCATTCAACCGAATTTGAAACCATAGTCTCAAAAGGAAAAGGCAGGATATACAGCTTTGCCGTATACAGGGTAGCTTTCGACGAATACTTCAAAGACAAAATTCCATACGTGGTCGGAATAGTAGAGTTAGATGAGGGCATCCACTTTTTGAGCAACATAGTAAATTGCGAACCGTCACTCATAGAATGCGGTATGCAAGTTCAGGTAATATGGGAGCCTTCAGGCGATTTTAACATTCCAAAATTTGAACCTATATCAGGGGGGTAA
- a CDS encoding FliH/SctL family protein, protein MPIEVEEFVFEDFDDEGFESEELEKHESESASNSAQTDSQGAKNNQENQEQAIAFDKEEIKRQLQTIIETTKQEALKEAQLIKEQAKKEGFELGYKEGYEKGLKDAKGIFDKTIEEYTAKMQQAIAKLIDTAAEISRRYEELENAATDMVLQIAKKVIAGELVQNKDAINNMVKEALGIVESDKIKLKMHPDDAKNVNISSLGSNKNIEIVEDDKLSKGSLIIEEANGNVIDASVDTKLKQIKGSLVNE, encoded by the coding sequence ATGCCTATTGAAGTTGAAGAGTTTGTATTCGAAGATTTCGATGATGAAGGGTTTGAGTCAGAAGAGTTAGAAAAACATGAAAGTGAGAGTGCTTCTAATAGTGCTCAGACAGACTCTCAAGGTGCAAAAAACAATCAGGAAAATCAAGAGCAGGCTATAGCGTTTGATAAAGAAGAGATAAAAAGACAGCTTCAGACTATAATAGAGACAACAAAACAGGAAGCTCTAAAGGAAGCACAACTAATAAAAGAGCAGGCAAAGAAAGAAGGGTTTGAACTTGGTTATAAGGAAGGATATGAGAAAGGGCTAAAGGATGCCAAAGGGATTTTTGATAAGACGATTGAAGAGTATACGGCAAAGATGCAGCAGGCGATAGCAAAACTGATAGATACAGCCGCTGAGATATCAAGGAGATACGAAGAGCTTGAGAATGCCGCAACGGATATGGTTTTGCAGATTGCAAAAAAAGTAATAGCGGGCGAACTTGTTCAGAATAAGGATGCAATAAATAATATGGTTAAAGAAGCATTGGGAATCGTTGAGTCTGATAAGATAAAACTCAAGATGCATCCAGATGATGCCAAAAATGTGAATATCAGCTCTCTTGGTAGCAATAAGAACATAGAGATTGTCGAAGATGATAAACTATCAAAGGGTTCTCTCATTATAGAAGAAGCAAACGGCAATGTGATAGATGCAAGCGTGGATACAAAACTAAAGCAGATTAAGGGTTCACTTGTAAATGAGTAA